Proteins from a genomic interval of Corythoichthys intestinalis isolate RoL2023-P3 chromosome 3, ASM3026506v1, whole genome shotgun sequence:
- the ube2d4 gene encoding ubiquitin-conjugating enzyme E2 D4 isoform X1, which yields MALKRIQKELSDLQRDPPAQCSAGPVGDDLFHWQATIMGPSDSPYQNGVFFLTIHFPTDYPFKPPKVAFTTKIYHPNINSNGSICLDILRSQWSPALTVSKVLLSICSLLCDPNPDDPLVPEIAHTYKADREKYNKLAREWTQKYAM from the exons ATGGCGTTGAAAAGAATTCAGAAG GAGCTGTCCGACTTGCAAAGGGATCCCCCTGCTCAGTGCTCCGCTGGACCAGTTGGAGATGATT TGTTTCATTGGCAGGCAACGATAATGGGTCCG AGTGACAGCCCCTATCAGAATGGAGTGTTTTTCCTTACTATCCACTTCCCTACAGATTATCCATTTAAACCACCCAAA GTTGCATTTACAACTAAAATTTACCATCCTAATATTAACAGTAATGGAAGTATTTGTCTGGATATACTAAGATCACAGTGGTCACCTGCACTAACCGTATCGAAAG TATTATTATCAATCTGCTCCCTTCTTTGTGATCCAAACCCTGATGACCCTTTGGTACCAGAGATTGCTCATACATACAAGGCTGACAGGGAAAA GTACAACAAACTGGCAAGAGAATGGACCCAGAAGTATGCAATGTGA
- the ube2d4 gene encoding ubiquitin-conjugating enzyme E2 D4 isoform X2, giving the protein MGPSDSPYQNGVFFLTIHFPTDYPFKPPKVAFTTKIYHPNINSNGSICLDILRSQWSPALTVSKVLLSICSLLCDPNPDDPLVPEIAHTYKADREKYNKLAREWTQKYAM; this is encoded by the exons ATGGGTCCG AGTGACAGCCCCTATCAGAATGGAGTGTTTTTCCTTACTATCCACTTCCCTACAGATTATCCATTTAAACCACCCAAA GTTGCATTTACAACTAAAATTTACCATCCTAATATTAACAGTAATGGAAGTATTTGTCTGGATATACTAAGATCACAGTGGTCACCTGCACTAACCGTATCGAAAG TATTATTATCAATCTGCTCCCTTCTTTGTGATCCAAACCCTGATGACCCTTTGGTACCAGAGATTGCTCATACATACAAGGCTGACAGGGAAAA GTACAACAAACTGGCAAGAGAATGGACCCAGAAGTATGCAATGTGA